In the Mycolicibacterium thermoresistibile genome, one interval contains:
- a CDS encoding enoyl-CoA hydratase/isomerase family protein: MADMADEQPGIGVVTDGDGVRRITIDRVDVGNSLSPLARDALTEAIRDADRDPAVRAVLLTAAGSRHFCTGAGISADSRPGQRRPGDVARLLQQGWQRLVASILDCAKPVVAAVNGTAAGAGAGLVLAADLVVMSERAMLVEPFVARGILPDSGAVYLLTRIVGLRRATELLMLGEPVDAARCEQLGLVNRVVAPDAVYPSALELARRLAAGPTVMLSLTKRLLAVSSESSRDRAFTEEAWAQEIVSTTRDLQEGLCAFAERREPRFNGY, encoded by the coding sequence ATGGCAGACATGGCCGACGAGCAGCCGGGAATCGGTGTGGTCACCGACGGCGACGGGGTGCGAAGGATCACCATCGATCGGGTCGATGTCGGGAATTCGTTGTCGCCCTTGGCTCGTGATGCACTCACCGAGGCGATCCGGGACGCTGACCGGGACCCTGCCGTGCGTGCGGTGCTGTTGACGGCGGCCGGGAGCCGCCACTTCTGCACGGGTGCGGGAATCTCGGCCGATTCCCGGCCCGGGCAGCGCAGGCCGGGGGATGTCGCCCGGTTGCTGCAACAGGGCTGGCAGCGGTTGGTCGCATCGATCCTCGACTGCGCCAAGCCGGTGGTGGCCGCGGTCAACGGCACCGCGGCGGGTGCGGGCGCCGGCCTCGTGCTCGCGGCCGATCTCGTGGTGATGTCGGAGCGGGCGATGCTGGTCGAACCGTTCGTGGCGCGCGGCATCCTGCCCGACTCCGGTGCGGTGTACCTGCTGACCCGCATCGTCGGGTTGCGCCGCGCCACCGAACTGCTCATGTTGGGCGAACCCGTCGACGCCGCGAGGTGTGAGCAGCTCGGGCTGGTCAACCGGGTGGTGGCGCCGGATGCCGTGTATCCGTCCGCGCTCGAGCTGGCGCGTCGCCTGGCGGCCGGCCCGACGGTGATGCTGTCGCTGACCAAACGGCTGCTCGCGGTGTCCTCGGAGTCGAGCCGGGACCGTGCCTTCACCGAGGAGGCCTGGGCGCAGGAGATCGTCTCGACCACCCGGGACCTGCAGGAGGGGCTGTGTGCCTTCGCCGAACGGCGCGAACCGCGGTTCAACGGGTACTGA
- a CDS encoding SDR family NAD(P)-dependent oxidoreductase: MRTMTFDNEVAIVTGAGRGLGRCHALELARRGARVVVNDVGSDVDGTGASASAAQAVVDEITAAGGTAVASTDSVATPEGGAAIVKTAMEAFGRVDILVNNAGILRDAAFKNMTPQQVAAVLDVHLAGAFHVTRAVWPIMREANHGRIIQTSSGTGLFGNFGQANYGAAKMGLIGMMHVLAIEGARDNIAVNAIAPIARTRMTEDIMGEAGKAMDPELVTPVVIYLAHRDCDRTAHIYSVGGGKVSRVFIGVSEGIAHPALTPESVAAAIDEIDDPSSFTIRGGPVRVDVSTR, translated from the coding sequence ATGCGAACAATGACTTTCGACAATGAAGTCGCCATCGTCACGGGCGCGGGCCGCGGTCTCGGACGGTGTCACGCCCTCGAATTGGCCCGCCGCGGCGCGCGTGTGGTGGTCAACGACGTCGGCAGCGACGTCGATGGCACCGGCGCGTCCGCGTCGGCGGCCCAGGCGGTCGTCGACGAGATCACCGCCGCCGGCGGCACCGCCGTCGCCAGCACCGACTCGGTGGCCACCCCCGAGGGCGGCGCCGCGATCGTAAAGACCGCGATGGAGGCGTTCGGCCGGGTCGACATCCTGGTCAACAATGCCGGCATCCTGCGCGACGCGGCGTTCAAGAACATGACGCCGCAGCAGGTGGCCGCGGTGCTCGACGTGCACCTGGCCGGGGCGTTCCACGTCACTCGGGCGGTGTGGCCGATCATGCGCGAGGCGAACCACGGCCGGATCATCCAGACCAGTTCCGGCACCGGACTGTTCGGCAACTTCGGCCAGGCCAACTACGGCGCCGCCAAGATGGGGTTGATCGGGATGATGCACGTGCTGGCGATCGAGGGCGCCCGCGACAACATCGCCGTCAACGCGATCGCGCCGATCGCCCGGACCCGGATGACCGAGGACATCATGGGCGAGGCAGGCAAGGCGATGGATCCGGAACTGGTGACGCCGGTGGTGATCTATCTGGCGCATCGCGACTGCGACCGCACCGCCCACATCTACTCCGTCGGCGGGGGCAAGGTGTCGCGGGTGTTCATCGGCGTGAGCGAGGGAATAGCCCACCCCGCACTCACGCCGGAGTCGGTGGCGGCCGCCATCGATGAGATCGACGACCCGTCGTCGTTCACCATCCGGGGTGGGCCGGTCCGGGTCGACGTCAGTACCCGTTGA
- a CDS encoding class I adenylate-forming enzyme family protein — MTATSDLLGHVRERVEERRARYRAAGFWSAEPLDVVRAAARREPSAPALVHRGGQLSYAELDTRVDRWCAALRQAGVGPSAAVLLVVGNDAESVVAVQAAIRADAVVMLVPRSAGAAQVAEIARRTGVRFGLAPNRPQPPVTGLPDGFTWLSVTGEPPGVSLPEPVRAADEPSFVLFTSGTTAAPKGVVHSLSTLAKASRNYIDAAGLTPDDRLFLISPLGSITGVVQALFIAPMLTAPVVLEDHWDPAATCALLVQTRSTWYGGPDRLLNRLLDEAVAADLEIPLRAVYLGGTMLDRRIVERVEDTGIVVMRAYGSSEVPVSTSGLRHEPRDLRHGDDGRPLADVEVRLGSATEPTECCIRGPHAFLGYTDAADETNAFEGDWFRTGDAADLVDGRVRIVGRLREIVIRNGLKIPVAELDEAIGRIPGVRECAAYPVPDATTGERLAVAVVTERGAPLSLRTVVDSLTEAGLPKYKLPEELVVWEEPLPVNANGKVERTSLHDRSHGRPRQVASRLAGSS; from the coding sequence ATGACTGCGACATCCGACCTGCTCGGACATGTCCGTGAGCGGGTGGAGGAACGCCGTGCGCGCTACCGTGCGGCAGGCTTCTGGTCGGCCGAGCCGCTCGACGTGGTCCGGGCGGCGGCCCGGCGGGAGCCCTCCGCCCCGGCACTGGTGCACCGCGGCGGACAACTCAGCTACGCCGAACTCGACACCCGTGTCGACCGGTGGTGTGCAGCGCTGAGACAGGCCGGTGTCGGGCCGTCGGCGGCCGTGCTGCTCGTGGTCGGTAACGACGCGGAATCCGTGGTGGCGGTTCAGGCTGCCATCCGTGCCGACGCGGTCGTCATGCTGGTGCCGCGTAGCGCCGGGGCCGCCCAGGTGGCCGAGATCGCCCGGCGTACCGGGGTCCGGTTCGGGCTGGCGCCGAACCGGCCGCAGCCGCCGGTGACCGGTCTGCCCGACGGCTTCACGTGGCTGTCGGTCACCGGCGAGCCGCCGGGGGTGTCGCTTCCGGAGCCGGTCCGGGCCGCCGACGAACCGTCGTTCGTGCTGTTCACCTCGGGAACCACGGCCGCCCCCAAGGGGGTCGTCCACTCGCTGAGCACCCTGGCCAAGGCCTCGCGCAACTACATCGACGCCGCCGGTCTGACACCGGACGACCGGCTGTTCCTGATCAGCCCGCTCGGTTCGATCACCGGCGTGGTGCAGGCGCTGTTCATCGCGCCGATGCTCACCGCGCCGGTGGTGCTGGAGGATCACTGGGATCCCGCCGCCACCTGCGCGCTGCTCGTGCAGACGCGATCGACCTGGTACGGCGGACCGGACCGGTTGCTGAACCGGCTTCTCGACGAGGCCGTCGCGGCAGATCTCGAGATCCCCCTGCGGGCCGTGTATCTCGGCGGCACCATGCTCGACCGGCGCATCGTCGAACGCGTCGAGGACACCGGCATCGTGGTGATGCGAGCCTACGGATCCTCGGAGGTGCCGGTGAGCACCTCCGGTCTGCGGCACGAGCCCCGCGATCTGCGGCACGGCGATGACGGCCGCCCGCTGGCCGACGTCGAGGTCAGGCTGGGCTCGGCGACGGAGCCGACCGAGTGCTGCATCCGGGGACCGCACGCCTTCCTCGGCTACACCGACGCGGCCGACGAGACGAACGCGTTCGAGGGGGACTGGTTCCGCACCGGCGACGCCGCCGATCTCGTCGACGGCCGGGTGCGCATCGTCGGGCGCCTGCGCGAAATCGTGATCCGCAACGGGCTGAAGATCCCGGTCGCCGAACTCGACGAGGCCATCGGCCGGATACCCGGAGTGCGCGAGTGCGCAGCGTATCCGGTGCCGGACGCCACCACCGGAGAGCGGCTCGCGGTCGCGGTGGTGACCGAGCGGGGCGCCCCGCTGTCCCTGCGCACGGTGGTCGACTCGCTCACCGAAGCGGGTCTGCCGAAATACAAGCTGCCGGAGGAACTGGTGGTGTGGGAGGAGCCGCTACCGGTCAACGCCAACGGCAAGGTGGAACGCACATCGCTGCACGACCGTTCGCACGGCCGGCCGAGGCAGGTCGCGTCCCGGTTGGCCGGGTCATCCTGA
- a CDS encoding Zn-ribbon domain-containing OB-fold protein has product MTPEIDTDSEAWWAAIQDGTLMVNHCRACRRNSLYPRPFCPHCWSESVELRPASGRGRLYTWSVVHQSGRDPYVVAMVDLLEGPRVMTAVEGCDIDALAADAELEVAYRTDDGGFTVPVFRLCGG; this is encoded by the coding sequence ATGACACCCGAGATCGACACCGACAGCGAAGCCTGGTGGGCCGCGATACAGGACGGCACCCTGATGGTCAACCACTGCCGGGCCTGCCGGCGAAACTCACTGTACCCGCGCCCGTTCTGCCCGCACTGCTGGAGCGAGAGCGTCGAACTGAGACCGGCGAGCGGCCGCGGGCGGCTCTATACCTGGAGTGTCGTCCACCAGTCCGGCCGGGACCCGTACGTGGTGGCGATGGTCGATCTGCTCGAAGGCCCGCGGGTGATGACCGCCGTCGAGGGGTGCGACATCGACGCTCTGGCCGCGGACGCCGAACTCGAGGTCGCGTACCGCACCGACGACGGCGGGTTCACCGTGCCGGTGTTCCGGCTGTGCGGAGGGTGA
- a CDS encoding acetyl-CoA acetyltransferase, with product MAAKGVAIVGVGLSDCGRVPDKTATALMAQAARRAISDAGLHKNDIDGLGAHGSLLAPIEVGEYLGLRPTWVDSTDVGGSSWEVMAQHAVAAIAAGEIDVALLTYGSTARSDVKRRKRAPAAAMPTGGAMQYETPYGATLIAKYAMAARRHMIEYGTTIDQLAEVAVAAHEWAAMNENAFDRERLTIEDVAAAPMLADPFTTRHVCLRTDGGGAVVLAGERIARDCAGEPVWILGTASAASHVSMDEWADFTTSAAAESGPKAFARAGVTPADIDVCQLYDSFTSTVLLTVEDLGFCAKGEGGPFIASGTLRPDGALPTNTDGGGLAACHPGMRGMFLMVEAVRQLRGECGPRQVADAELACVHAMGGFFSHSATMILGRDR from the coding sequence ATGGCGGCGAAGGGTGTGGCGATCGTGGGTGTCGGGCTCTCCGACTGCGGACGTGTCCCCGACAAGACGGCGACCGCACTGATGGCGCAGGCGGCTCGCCGGGCCATCTCGGATGCGGGCCTGCACAAGAACGATATCGACGGTCTCGGTGCGCACGGATCCCTGTTGGCGCCGATCGAGGTCGGCGAGTACCTCGGGCTGCGGCCCACATGGGTGGATTCCACCGATGTCGGAGGTTCATCCTGGGAGGTCATGGCCCAGCACGCGGTCGCGGCGATCGCGGCGGGCGAGATCGACGTCGCGCTGCTGACCTACGGGTCGACGGCCCGGTCGGATGTGAAGCGGCGCAAGCGGGCCCCCGCCGCGGCGATGCCGACCGGCGGGGCGATGCAGTACGAGACCCCGTACGGGGCGACGTTGATCGCCAAGTACGCGATGGCCGCCCGCCGTCACATGATCGAGTACGGCACGACCATCGACCAACTGGCGGAGGTCGCCGTCGCCGCACACGAGTGGGCGGCGATGAACGAGAACGCATTCGACCGGGAGCGCCTGACGATCGAGGATGTGGCCGCTGCCCCGATGCTCGCCGATCCGTTCACCACCAGACACGTCTGCCTGCGCACGGACGGCGGCGGCGCGGTGGTGCTGGCCGGCGAACGGATCGCCCGCGACTGCGCCGGCGAGCCGGTGTGGATTCTCGGCACGGCGAGCGCCGCATCACACGTGAGCATGGACGAGTGGGCCGATTTCACCACCTCGGCGGCCGCCGAGTCCGGCCCGAAGGCGTTCGCCCGGGCCGGGGTGACCCCGGCCGACATCGACGTGTGCCAGCTCTACGACTCGTTCACGTCGACGGTGCTGTTGACCGTCGAGGACCTCGGCTTCTGCGCCAAGGGCGAGGGCGGGCCGTTCATCGCGTCGGGTACGCTGCGCCCGGACGGGGCGCTGCCCACCAACACCGACGGCGGTGGGCTGGCCGCGTGCCACCCGGGCATGCGGGGCATGTTCCTGATGGTCGAGGCGGTACGTCAGCTGCGCGGCGAGTGCGGACCGCGTCAGGTCGCCGACGCGGAACTCGCCTGTGTGCACGCCATGGGCGGATTCTTCTCACACAGCGCCACCATGATCCTCGGAAGGGACCGATGA
- a CDS encoding HpcH/HpaI aldolase family protein translates to MALMHSRTPDVPGLAAAAGYDAVYIDLEHTATPLETVAMLCAAAAGADISALVRVPSHDPSVIARVLDIGAVGVIVPHVNSKSEAESVVHSARFPPAGRRSISGPNPVTGFRPRTAPELAAEIDRYTVVAAMVETPQAVESVDDIAAVAGLDMILLGPSDLTAEMGIHGDFENHRFHEAVGAVAEACREHGVAFGIAGIRSPDLLAHFVDLGLRFISAGTDVGMLTDAASARARELRALHRSHRT, encoded by the coding sequence ATGGCGCTGATGCACTCCCGCACGCCCGATGTCCCCGGCCTCGCCGCGGCCGCCGGATACGACGCGGTGTACATCGATCTCGAACACACCGCCACACCGCTGGAGACGGTGGCGATGTTGTGCGCAGCCGCGGCGGGTGCGGACATCTCGGCCCTGGTCCGGGTGCCGTCCCACGATCCCAGTGTCATCGCCCGGGTGCTCGACATCGGGGCAGTGGGAGTGATTGTGCCACATGTGAATTCGAAATCAGAGGCGGAGTCGGTCGTGCATTCGGCACGATTCCCACCGGCGGGGCGCCGGTCGATCTCCGGGCCGAATCCGGTCACCGGATTCCGGCCCCGGACGGCTCCGGAACTGGCGGCCGAGATCGACCGGTACACCGTGGTCGCGGCGATGGTCGAGACACCGCAGGCGGTGGAATCGGTGGATGACATCGCGGCGGTGGCCGGCCTGGACATGATCCTGCTCGGGCCGAGTGACCTGACCGCTGAGATGGGCATCCACGGCGATTTCGAGAATCACCGTTTTCACGAGGCCGTGGGCGCGGTGGCAGAGGCCTGCCGGGAACACGGTGTCGCGTTCGGCATCGCCGGGATCAGATCGCCGGATCTGCTCGCGCACTTCGTGGACCTGGGCCTGCGGTTCATCTCGGCCGGCACCGACGTCGGAATGCTCACCGACGCCGCGAGTGCGCGGGCGCGGGAGCTGCGCGCGCTGCATCGATCGCACCGGACTTGA
- a CDS encoding TauD/TfdA family dioxygenase, which produces MPTPIYRSPVTDAMAWTGADFTGKEDFAFDLTPRHVAALESILHPTAHKDRDEITPEDARHPDLDDDLRRLYEEIMFGRGLVCVRGFPVEQHSIDELERIYWAFCTHLGYLVSNNSFGHRMVRVQEEVLPGGRQPARGTKSRAELAMHNDAADILGLLCVYPAAHGGESQFSSGPAAHNRILAERPDLLPVLYQGFPHHRRSEQPDDQPDVTPYDVPVFSQVDGKICINFTYSSILPAMRTLGREFTPEQEEAIELLRRVLVEQQVEFKLESGEAAIANNFAMCHSRSDFVSSTDPKRARCFLRAWMEVPRADRRLPLGREYFHMENKDLRLGYDPVPGREGRIARNDYANVDESLAEMFKAAQAKPKI; this is translated from the coding sequence ATGCCGACACCGATATACCGCAGCCCCGTGACCGATGCGATGGCGTGGACCGGCGCGGATTTCACCGGCAAGGAGGATTTCGCCTTCGACCTGACACCGCGTCACGTCGCGGCACTGGAATCCATCCTGCACCCCACGGCGCACAAGGATCGCGACGAGATCACCCCGGAAGACGCCCGCCACCCGGACCTCGACGACGACCTGCGCCGGCTCTACGAGGAGATCATGTTCGGCCGTGGCCTGGTCTGCGTGCGCGGGTTTCCGGTCGAACAGCACTCCATCGACGAGCTCGAACGCATCTACTGGGCGTTCTGCACCCACCTGGGTTACCTGGTGTCGAACAACTCGTTCGGCCATCGCATGGTGCGGGTCCAGGAGGAGGTCCTGCCCGGCGGGAGGCAGCCCGCGCGGGGCACCAAGTCACGGGCGGAGCTGGCCATGCACAATGACGCCGCCGACATCCTCGGACTGCTGTGCGTGTATCCGGCCGCCCATGGCGGCGAGAGCCAGTTCTCCAGCGGCCCGGCGGCGCACAACCGGATCCTCGCCGAACGGCCCGACCTGTTGCCGGTGCTCTATCAGGGCTTCCCGCACCACCGGCGCAGCGAGCAACCCGATGACCAACCCGACGTGACACCCTATGACGTGCCGGTGTTCTCCCAGGTCGACGGCAAGATCTGCATCAATTTCACCTACAGCAGCATCCTGCCGGCGATGCGGACGCTCGGGCGCGAATTCACCCCCGAACAGGAGGAGGCCATCGAGCTGCTGCGCCGGGTGCTGGTCGAGCAGCAGGTCGAGTTCAAGCTGGAGTCGGGTGAGGCGGCGATCGCGAACAACTTCGCGATGTGCCACTCCCGGTCGGACTTCGTCAGCAGTACCGATCCGAAGCGGGCGCGGTGCTTCCTGCGGGCCTGGATGGAGGTGCCGCGAGCGGATCGCCGGCTTCCGTTGGGGCGGGAGTACTTCCACATGGAGAACAAGGATCTGCGACTGGGGTACGACCCGGTGCCCGGACGGGAGGGCCGGATCGCACGCAACGACTACGCCAACGTCGACGAGTCGCTCGCCGAGATGTTCAAGGCGGCGCAGGCGAAACCGAAGATCTGA
- a CDS encoding hydroxyacid dehydrogenase: MSGISRPRLVFERWTDPAAGELLGAADIELVRLDLTADPADGWAALESAHGYQVATRTDVASMADGGQWLADRNLVRRCGLLLAVCSAGAGYDVIDVDACTEAGIAVCNNSGPGAEAVAEHALGLMLDLAKRITVADRMLRRGDLGDRLVLRGSQLQHKTMGIVGLGAIGRRLVQLVAPFGMKVLAFDPYVDEKTAEALGARSVSLEELLGCSDFVQLTCPLTAETEGLIGRAQFAAMKPTAFFVTTARGRVHDEAALYEALTCGEIAGAGLDVFHDEPPRADHPLLTLDNVVATPHIAGITAEAARDIAVATADQWQTIFAGGVPPRLLNPEVWPRYSARFAEIFGFAPEPVSRTREREAVGR, from the coding sequence GTGAGCGGGATCTCCCGTCCGCGGCTGGTGTTCGAGCGGTGGACCGATCCGGCCGCAGGCGAACTGCTCGGCGCCGCGGACATCGAACTGGTGCGGCTGGACCTGACCGCCGACCCCGCCGACGGGTGGGCGGCACTGGAGTCGGCGCACGGATATCAGGTCGCGACCCGCACCGACGTGGCGTCGATGGCCGACGGCGGGCAGTGGCTGGCCGACCGGAACCTGGTGCGGCGGTGCGGGTTGCTCCTGGCGGTGTGTTCGGCCGGGGCCGGTTATGACGTGATCGACGTGGACGCCTGCACCGAGGCCGGAATCGCGGTGTGCAACAACTCCGGCCCCGGTGCGGAGGCGGTCGCCGAACACGCGCTGGGACTGATGCTCGATCTGGCCAAGAGGATCACCGTCGCCGACCGGATGCTGCGCCGCGGCGACCTCGGCGACCGGCTGGTGCTGCGCGGCAGCCAGCTGCAGCACAAGACCATGGGCATCGTCGGACTGGGCGCGATCGGCCGCCGCCTGGTCCAGCTGGTTGCTCCGTTCGGCATGAAGGTGCTGGCCTTCGATCCGTACGTCGACGAGAAGACCGCCGAAGCCCTCGGGGCTCGATCGGTGTCGTTGGAGGAGTTGCTGGGCTGCTCCGACTTCGTCCAGCTGACCTGTCCGCTCACCGCGGAGACCGAAGGGTTGATCGGGCGGGCGCAGTTCGCCGCGATGAAGCCGACCGCGTTCTTCGTCACGACCGCGCGGGGGCGGGTCCACGACGAGGCCGCGCTCTACGAGGCGCTGACGTGCGGGGAGATCGCCGGAGCCGGGCTCGATGTCTTCCACGACGAGCCGCCACGTGCGGACCATCCGCTGCTCACCTTGGACAATGTGGTGGCCACCCCGCACATCGCGGGTATCACGGCGGAGGCCGCACGCGACATCGCGGTGGCCACCGCCGACCAGTGGCAGACCATCTTCGCCGGCGGGGTTCCGCCCAGGCTGCTGAACCCCGAGGTGTGGCCGCGGTACAGCGCGCGGTTCGCGGAGATCTTCGGCTTCGCTCCGGAGCCGGTCAGCAGGACCCGGGAGAGGGAAGCGGTCGGCAGGTGA
- a CDS encoding enoyl-CoA hydratase/isomerase family protein — protein sequence MSGYDTIEFEVRGHTACVTLNRPDVLNAINDEMIAELAEVYAEIERSENIWTVIITGAGRALCVGADVNKAADHDMENAPGIDNQGEPVLSSMRQWDAPQEATPPWLQMTKPIICAVNGIACGAGLDLITTADITVASERASLMDPHVSIGVTSGREGVRLARILPLPVAMRLILMGRHDRLDAQRAYDLGVFTEVVAHDALMSRAWEIAEIVNSNAPLAVRGSRMAVRKGLTLPIYEAELLAENYRMKVALTKDALEGPRAFLEKRTPNWRCR from the coding sequence GTGAGTGGGTACGACACCATCGAATTCGAGGTCCGGGGCCACACCGCGTGTGTCACCCTGAATCGGCCCGACGTGCTCAACGCGATCAATGACGAGATGATCGCGGAGCTGGCTGAGGTCTACGCCGAGATCGAACGGTCCGAGAACATCTGGACGGTCATCATCACCGGCGCCGGACGGGCGCTGTGTGTCGGTGCGGATGTGAACAAGGCCGCCGACCACGACATGGAGAACGCGCCGGGCATCGACAATCAGGGCGAGCCGGTGCTGAGCTCGATGCGACAGTGGGACGCACCGCAGGAGGCCACCCCGCCGTGGCTGCAGATGACCAAACCGATCATCTGCGCGGTCAACGGCATCGCCTGCGGAGCGGGGCTGGATCTGATCACCACGGCCGACATCACGGTCGCCTCGGAGCGTGCGTCGCTGATGGACCCGCACGTCAGCATCGGCGTCACCTCCGGCCGGGAAGGAGTTCGGCTGGCGCGGATCCTGCCGCTGCCGGTGGCCATGCGGTTGATCCTGATGGGCAGGCACGACCGGCTCGACGCGCAGCGGGCCTACGATCTGGGCGTCTTCACCGAGGTCGTGGCCCACGACGCGTTGATGTCGCGGGCGTGGGAGATCGCCGAGATCGTCAACTCGAATGCGCCGCTGGCGGTACGCGGTTCACGGATGGCGGTGCGCAAAGGCCTCACTCTGCCGATCTACGAAGCCGAACTGCTCGCCGAGAACTACCGGATGAAGGTGGCACTGACCAAGGACGCCCTCGAGGGACCCCGTGCCTTCCTGGAGAAGCGCACACCGAACTGGCGGTGCCGGTGA
- a CDS encoding amidohydrolase family protein — MSSAVSSPDIRIVSPDDHLVEPADLWTSRLPARYRDVGPRIVRLRGRMDPTVTTDVAFIEDEDGRDADIWHYEDAVIPIPLISAAAGYEIDELTTDPITYDEMRPGCYRPADRLADMDIAGIEASACFPNTLVRFCGQRFLYAKDKELARLCVEAYNDFQIDEWAGSSNGRLIPLGIIPLWDVDLAVKEIERVAAKGMRAVCFSELPSRLDLPSIHSGYWDPFFAACERNEVGIMLHIGSSSSLTKSSPDAPHVVTSALMAVNCTIALVDWLFSAKLIQFPNLKIAFAEAQAGWIPYYLQRVDEVWHDRRGWGGVHPLLTDPPSTQVPGRVYFSTFGDPVAFRILDLVGPDQLMFETDYPHNDTNWPRSMEVANKATAGLDQETKRKVLCTNAKRFFGMLSSD, encoded by the coding sequence TTGAGCAGTGCGGTGTCGAGCCCAGATATCCGAATCGTCTCTCCGGACGACCACCTGGTGGAGCCCGCCGATCTGTGGACCAGCCGGCTGCCGGCGCGCTACCGCGACGTCGGACCGCGGATCGTCCGGCTCCGGGGGCGGATGGATCCGACCGTGACCACCGACGTGGCGTTCATCGAGGACGAGGACGGCAGGGACGCGGACATCTGGCATTACGAGGACGCGGTGATCCCGATCCCGCTCATCAGCGCCGCAGCCGGGTACGAGATCGATGAACTGACCACCGATCCGATCACCTACGACGAGATGCGCCCGGGCTGCTATCGCCCGGCCGATCGGCTCGCCGACATGGACATCGCCGGTATCGAAGCCTCCGCGTGCTTCCCCAACACCCTGGTCCGATTCTGCGGCCAGCGCTTCCTGTACGCCAAGGACAAGGAACTCGCCCGGCTGTGCGTCGAGGCCTACAACGATTTTCAGATCGACGAATGGGCCGGAAGCAGCAACGGCCGGCTGATACCGCTGGGCATCATCCCCCTGTGGGACGTCGACCTGGCCGTCAAGGAGATCGAACGGGTGGCCGCCAAGGGCATGCGCGCCGTCTGCTTCTCCGAGTTGCCCTCCCGGCTGGACCTGCCGTCCATCCACAGCGGGTACTGGGATCCGTTCTTCGCCGCCTGCGAGCGCAACGAGGTCGGCATCATGCTGCACATCGGGTCCAGTTCCTCGCTGACCAAATCCTCGCCGGACGCCCCGCACGTCGTCACCAGCGCGCTGATGGCCGTCAACTGCACCATCGCCCTGGTCGACTGGCTGTTCTCGGCCAAACTGATCCAGTTCCCCAACCTCAAGATCGCCTTCGCCGAGGCTCAGGCCGGCTGGATCCCGTACTACCTGCAACGGGTCGACGAGGTCTGGCACGACCGTCGCGGCTGGGGCGGCGTCCATCCCCTGCTGACCGATCCGCCGAGCACCCAGGTGCCCGGCCGGGTGTACTTCTCCACCTTCGGCGACCCGGTCGCGTTCCGCATTCTCGACCTGGTCGGGCCGGATCAGTTGATGTTCGAGACCGACTACCCGCACAACGACACGAACTGGCCGAGAAGTATGGAGGTCGCCAACAAGGCCACCGCGGGGCTGGATCAGGAGACAAAGCGGAAGGTGTTGTGCACCAATGCGAAACGTTTCTTCGGAATGCTTTCTTCGGATTGA
- a CDS encoding TetR/AcrR family transcriptional regulator: protein MNRTNGDEQNLAVVEGLDDSPIELSAKWQERTLERRLSNARARALARSSRFLATALELVQESGRADFTIQTLIDRSNLSLRAFYQHFAGKEELLLALYENITSQFTEDIRQEVAAADGPMEQLEAFCRGFLSRAESSQKVGGRVATIYNLALEIERPADFAKVWEPQQKLLTKILTACSKAGLVRTDLTPAQLTTLLNSTLTALAQIGVFGGDTRGAELTEDDMWAWCKQAVSPPAQAEKPKAARSKTAAGSRSRSGSTARAAGGRRAKG, encoded by the coding sequence ATGAACCGAACCAACGGCGACGAGCAGAACCTCGCGGTCGTCGAGGGCCTCGACGACTCCCCGATCGAGTTGTCGGCCAAGTGGCAGGAACGCACCCTCGAGCGGCGGTTGAGCAACGCGCGGGCCCGGGCGCTGGCCCGCAGCTCCCGGTTCCTCGCCACCGCACTCGAGCTGGTGCAGGAGTCCGGGCGGGCCGACTTCACCATCCAGACGCTCATCGACCGGTCGAACCTGAGCCTGCGAGCGTTCTACCAGCACTTCGCGGGTAAGGAAGAGCTGCTGCTCGCGCTGTACGAGAACATCACCAGCCAGTTCACCGAGGACATCCGGCAGGAGGTCGCGGCAGCCGACGGCCCGATGGAGCAACTCGAGGCGTTCTGCCGGGGGTTCTTGTCCCGTGCGGAGTCCTCCCAGAAGGTCGGCGGCCGGGTGGCGACGATCTACAACCTGGCCCTGGAGATCGAGCGGCCCGCCGACTTCGCCAAGGTGTGGGAGCCGCAGCAGAAGCTGCTCACGAAGATCCTCACCGCCTGCTCGAAGGCGGGTCTGGTGCGCACCGATCTCACCCCGGCGCAACTGACCACCCTGCTGAACTCGACCCTGACGGCCCTCGCACAGATCGGCGTCTTCGGCGGGGACACCCGCGGGGCGGAATTGACCGAGGACGACATGTGGGCCTGGTGCAAGCAGGCCGTGAGTCCGCCCGCGCAGGCCGAGAAGCCCAAGGCGGCCAGGTCGAAAACGGCCGCGGGTTCGCGGTCCCGGTCCGGTTCGACCGCCCGGGCCGCCGGGGGTCGGCGGGCGAAGGGTTAA